The sequence below is a genomic window from Acetivibrio clariflavus DSM 19732.
ATGACCGATTCACATCCAGCTTTATTGCCTGGTGTGAAACACAAGAATCTGAGATTAATATTGATCCAATTGTGAACAGGCGCCGTAAGGCAGTTGGCGTCTTCTATAATAAACCATACTTTGAAATAAACCGCTCTAACGGGCAAGCTTTTCTGGTGGTACCAAGCCAAAAAATTAGAGAGGATGAGTTTAGTGGAAGTGTTTTTGTAGAAGTGGAGTATGATAATAAGACAATAAAAAGAGAGCTTGATATGTACAGAGCGTATGGCGTTCTTGTATCGGAACAATTGAAAATAAATGTTGGCAATATTTTTACATCTTATCGTATTAATATTATTTCTTGCACAACACGTCCATTTAAGATTCCTGAAAGAGAATACCGCTTGTTTAATGAAGATTTCACAGAACTTCAGAAACTAAAAAAAGGACAATGTTACATTTTCACAAAAAAAGGTGCTTCAGTCAAAAGTGACTTACGTGCTGTGTACGTAAACTCCCATCATGATTTATGGGATGAGTATTCGTACAGCGATATTAATGAAGATTCGGTTATCTATATAAACAACAGGCCAATATCTATTGCCGGGGAGTTCTCTGAAGAACCATTATTTGATCATGTCTCAAATGAATATATTTTGTATAGTGGCGAAAGGCAAATACAAACCGCATATAAACACCCCGTTATTTCATTTAAGGTTGCTAAAAAAGCTTTGGCAGGAACTTTTATATGGTGTAATAATAATCGTTTTTGCGCGAAGATAGAAAATGTCAGCTCTATTTATGAATTTGATTATGATTTGGAAAACTGTGGAGTATCTATAGCGTTGAGTAGTGTCTTGGATAACAAAGATGGTTTATATCAAATTTGGATAGATGAACCGGGAAAGCATAGAAGACTAATCTGTCAATATGTTTTGATTACTTCTTTACGTTGTCGTCCAGAAAAGCCACGTTTTATTTTTTGCGATAAAGCTTTAGTACATATTATTGGAGACTATGACATCACTCCTTTGAATTGTGAGCGGGTTAATGATAACGTGTATTCGCTTGATCTTACTTCTGGTACAGAAGAAGCGATATTTGAGTTATTATTAGAAGGGGTAAACTACACTTTAATTGTGCCGCTAAAAGTATTCAAATACGGATTTTCCAGGCAGTGGAAATATAGAAGAGAAAATTACTTATGGTTTCCGGAGATAGAAAATGATCTTTTTGTTTTTATGCCTGGCGCAACTCGAGCTTTTGTTTATCTTGGAAATGAAGAGGAATGTATAGAGGGTGAAAAGCAATCTAATGGAGAGTTTCGATTTGATATAACTGATTTTGTTAACAAAATTAGACAAAGCAGCAGTGCGTTTGCAAACATCAATCTAAAATATTTCGATAATAAGTGGAGGTACCTACCAATTTTTAGAGTTTTGAAGAGATTGTGGCTGCATAAATTCGAAATGGTATATTTAAATAATATGGTTCGAATTATATCGGAATACGAGGGAAAAGCAAAATTAAAGGTTCGTATTTCAGATATTGCAACCAAGGAAATTGTTACTGAAAAATATTTGGACAATGGTAGTACAGATTTTCCTGAACTTGATTATAATAAATTATACAGCTTGGAAAAGATTCAAGTCATTCCAGATCCATTTGGATTCTCGGACCAATCAACATCATTAGGTGTTATTTATAAAATTGGAACAATAGACTTTAGTGATCTGACAAATTGTAAAATGGTTATAAAATCTATAGCTTGTAATGGAGTTATGCTGAATCTGGATCATATATATACGGTTTACAACTTAACAAAAATCTCAGACTTTACTTATATTGGCAAGCTTACATTTAAGCCTAAGTTAGCTATTAATAGTTCAAAAAAAATAAGAGAGTCAGATGTATTTGAGAAAGTTCGTTTTGAAATAATGTTTGAAGAGGGGGATGTGAATATTCTTTCGTTACATGCATTAGAAGACGGCGATTGGACAGAGATTTGGTATGATGTAAAAACTAATAAACTGATAAGTGCTTTTGATGACTTACTTTATTCCTCAAAAAATTACGAACGGTTTATCCCGTTGTATGAAGATATTACAGATTATAATGTTGAATTTAGGAGGGTTAAATGATGTTATTCAGACCTGCAGAAAGCTCAAAAAGGATTGTTGAATTCTTTCGAAAGTATCTTCTGACTACATTCAAAACAAACAACGATATTTACAACAGACAGTTAAAAGAACAACTATCTGAAGATGGTGTTATTTCGAAAGGTCCGTACATTAGTATGAGCGACTCTTTTGAAAAGGATAAAACTTTGCGAGAATTGGTTGATGAAGGTATTTTATGCAGAGAACTGTTGCAGTTGTCAGAATTGCATCCTGACAGGAAGCTATATAAACATCAGGTGGAAGCTATATGTAAAGCAAATAATGGGAAAAATTTAATTATAACAACAGGAACAGGATCGGGTAAAACGGAATGCTTCTTGATTCCTATAATTAATCTCCTGATGCGTGAGAAGGAAAAAGGCACTCTAAATCCTGGAGTACGTACGCTTATTATTTATCCGATGAATGCGTTGGTTAATGACCAAATCAGAAGGTTACGAGAGATATTTATAAAATATCAGGAATCTGGTATTACATTCGGAAAATATACCGGTGAAACTTTAGAAAATTATAGTGATGCACTTGACGAATTTATTGAACGTGAAGGTACTGAACCAATTAAAAATGAGTTGATATCCCGGGAACAAATGAGAAAAACCCCTCCTCATATTCTGATAACAAACTTTGCTATGCTTGAATATCTTTTACTGCGGCCTGGTGACAGCATTTTCTTTAATAAACAAAATGCATCAAAATGGCATTCAATCGTTTTTGATGAAGCGCATACCTACTGTGGAGCAAAAGGAATAGAGGTTGCTACTTTAATCAAACGAGTTAAGGCAATGCTTAATCGTAATGATATTCAATTTTTTCTGACTTCGGCAACGTTGGGTGATGAAAAATCAAACCCACAAATTATCAACTTTGCCCATTCATTATGTGATGTACATTTTGATGAAGACTCTATAATAAGATCGTCAACTATTGCACCTGCGAAACCAGAAATCACAAATAAATTAGATTTCTCAATTTATCGTGAACTAGCAGAAAAAATCAGAAATAATTTTGCTTCCGATCATATTCTGAAATTTCTTAAAGAAAAAGGTATTGCCATAAGCCAGGCAGCAAATACAGATGAAGCTTTAGAAAAAACTCTCTATTTAATGATATTACATGATGATTTTTATTATGAAGTCAGGCACCATTTATTGAACAAAATAAAACCATTAAATCAGCTTGCGGATGAATTAAATGTTTCGGTTGATGATATAACGGATTTTATAGCAGTGGCTTCAAACGCTCAATATAAAGGTGACAGGATATTTGAAACAAAGTATCATATGTTTATTCGAGGTATTGAAGGTGTGTATGTTACTCTTAATCCCAGCAATAAACTTTTCATCAGGAAAATGGAGACTTATAAAGAAGATCCGAAAAGCAACGATTGTGGTTTTAAAGTATTTGAAATTACATTCTGTCATAATTGCAATTCTACATTTATTGTTGGACAAACAGAAGATGGATATCTTGTACAGAAGTCCAAGTTTAATGATGACTACAGTCCTGAAGTTTACCTGTTAGATGGCGTATATGATGAATATGACGAAGAAAACGAAAATGAGAATAAATTCATAGTATGCGCAAAATGCGGAGCCATAGAACGCGTTTCATCAGTAAATGGATTATTTTGTGGACACGGCAAAGAAAATTGTAATTCGTTGATCAAAGTTAAAGATTTTGGAGACCAACTGCACACTTGTCCATGCTGTCATGTAGTGAATACTCAGCGTAGTATTTTACGCCCATTCTTTTTGGGTAATGAAGCAGCAACAGCTGTTATTGCTACAGCATTATACAATGATCTGCCTGATGTCAAAATTACAAAAAAAATAATTTCTATTGATGATCCTTTCTTTGGCAGTGGCCCGGAAAAATTGATTGAAGAGCGTGAGAATTTAGTTAAGCAGTTTTTAACTTTTTCTGACAATAGACAAGCTGCAGCATTCTTTGCTACATATCTGCAAACAACATACCGGGAAAATTTGATTAAAAGAATAATGACAAAAATATGTAAAGATAATTTACAAGTAATATACCAGGGTGTAAGATTGTGCACATTCGTTAGTTGGCTCGAAGAATATTTTGAAAAGTATAATATATACTATCCAGATGAGAGAAAGAAACAGGCATGGTTAGCAGTCTTAAAGGAATTGACTAATTATAAAGCAATGAATGCTTTACAAAATATGGGTATATTATATTTTGATCTAAATATAAAAATACCTGAGAATGAAAAATTACAATTATCTTCTGATGAAACAACTACTCTTTTTAAAATGATGGCATTGTATTTCATAAAAGATGCAGCAATAAAATTACCTATTACCTTAACAAAAGCAGATTATAAAAAGCTGTCATATGCTGGAGAAATAAAGGGATTTAGTCTAAACTATACTCAAAAAAAATATTTTCAATCATGGTTACCTGCAATAGGAAAGGAAAATGTTCGTACTAAATTATTGCGTAAGTTGTTTGCTGAAAAAGATGATGAATTTATTTTGAGATTATTGAAAGCAATCTGGGATAAGTTGTTGTATGAAAGGATCATAGAATATGATAGTGAAAGCGGAAAATTTCTTTTGTCTTCTGAAGCAATTACAGTGAAAGCCGTTGATAAATTGTATATTTGCAATGAATGTAAAACTGTAACACCATATTGCTTGAAAAATGTTTGTGCAAATCCCAGGTGTAATGGAAGCCTTGTTGAATATGACTATCTTAAGGCAATGGAGGACAATCATTATTACGATGTCTATCACAATCTGAACATTAACGACTTGCTTGTTAAGGAGCATACCGCTCAGTTAGGCAGCCAACAAGCATATTCTTATCAAAACGATTTTAAGAAAAAACGAATTAATGTACTGAGTTGCTCAACTACCTTTGAAATGGGTGTTGATGTTGGTACCCTTGAAACTGTATTTATGCGTAATATGCCTCCTTCCCCTGCTAACTATGCACAAAGAGCAGGTCGGGCAGGCAGAAGTTCAAGGTCTGCAGCGTATTCTCTGACATACTGCCCTAATAGCTCACACGATCAGAACTATTTTAAAGATCCTGTATCTATGATTAAGGGAACCATCCAACCACCTTCATTTAATGTAGATAATGAGAAAATTGCTTTGCGTCATATTTTTGCATCGGCATTCTCTTTCTTTTGGAGAAAGTATCCGGAACTATACAAAAGGACAATCGGTGAATTTTTTGATGCGGATGGAGTAAATGCATTAAAAAAATATCTTGAATCTCATCCTGAAGATCTTAAAGAGTATTTATGCAATGTTTTAAGTCCTGAGTTGCAGAAGCATTATGAAATTAACACTTACGGCTGGACCAGTAAATTGTTTCTTAATGATCCTAATAATCCTGGAGTATTTGTTATAGCAATGAAAAAGTATGCTTCTGATATAGAGGAGCTTGAAAAAGCCAGAATAGACTGTACTGAAAGACAAAAGAAGGTTGAACCCGGTTCCAAGGAAGATCGTGAATTGAGCAGGAAGATAAGGGATATTGGTAATTCTATTAATACAATTAGAAAACAAGAGATAATTGAATTTTTATCTCGTAACAATATAATTCCTAAATACGGGTTTCCTGTTGATACAGTGGAATTGATGAGTTTTGGAAAAGGTGGAATATTAGATTCATTGTGTTTGGACAGGGACCTTTTTACAGCAATATCAGAATATGCACCAGAGTCAGAGGTTGTTGCAGACGGTAAGCTGATTACTAGCCGGTATGTTCGTGTTCTTAGCGGATTTGCATGGCCGGAATATAAGTATGTTATATGTAAAAATTGTCATACATTAATTAGAGTTATTTGGGTTGAAGATATTCCTAAAGAATGCAAGCAGTGTGGGCATAGTTTACCAAAGAAGATAAAAAAGTATGTTATACCTAAATTCGGCTTTATCATGGAAAACGGAGAGCCAGAAGATGCAGGAACAGAAAAGCCGGAACGCACATATAAGGGTTCAATATCATACATAGGAGATGGTACTCGGATTGAGTCGAATACATACTCAGTTTGCGGAAAAAAAGTTATTATCGGAACCAGTAAAATGGATGAGCTTGCTGTTCTGAATACTTCTAATTTTTATATTTGTAAGGTCTGTGGATATGGTAAGTTATACGATAATGATGCTGATTTAGCTAAGGAGTATGCCCATTACAAGCCAGACGGTTATCGTTGCAGCAACAAAATACTTTACCCATATTCTCTTGGACACGAATTTCAAACGGATGTTGTACTATTGAAGTTCGTTTCAGAAAATATTACAGAAATCGATGTCGCATGGACTGTACTCTACTCGCTTCTTGAGGGACTTTGCAGACATCTAAGTATAGATAGAAATGAATTGTCAGGATGTTTGCATTGGTTCCGTAACAATGAATTTTCAGACATAGGTAACTATAGTTTTGTTTTGTTTGATAATACTCCTGGTGGAGCCGGATATGTTAGACGAATGAGAGATATATCTACTCTTATAGGCATGTTAGAAGCAGGGGCTCAAGTTGTAAATGGGTGCACATGTGGC
It includes:
- a CDS encoding DEAD/DEAH box helicase → MMLFRPAESSKRIVEFFRKYLLTTFKTNNDIYNRQLKEQLSEDGVISKGPYISMSDSFEKDKTLRELVDEGILCRELLQLSELHPDRKLYKHQVEAICKANNGKNLIITTGTGSGKTECFLIPIINLLMREKEKGTLNPGVRTLIIYPMNALVNDQIRRLREIFIKYQESGITFGKYTGETLENYSDALDEFIEREGTEPIKNELISREQMRKTPPHILITNFAMLEYLLLRPGDSIFFNKQNASKWHSIVFDEAHTYCGAKGIEVATLIKRVKAMLNRNDIQFFLTSATLGDEKSNPQIINFAHSLCDVHFDEDSIIRSSTIAPAKPEITNKLDFSIYRELAEKIRNNFASDHILKFLKEKGIAISQAANTDEALEKTLYLMILHDDFYYEVRHHLLNKIKPLNQLADELNVSVDDITDFIAVASNAQYKGDRIFETKYHMFIRGIEGVYVTLNPSNKLFIRKMETYKEDPKSNDCGFKVFEITFCHNCNSTFIVGQTEDGYLVQKSKFNDDYSPEVYLLDGVYDEYDEENENENKFIVCAKCGAIERVSSVNGLFCGHGKENCNSLIKVKDFGDQLHTCPCCHVVNTQRSILRPFFLGNEAATAVIATALYNDLPDVKITKKIISIDDPFFGSGPEKLIEERENLVKQFLTFSDNRQAAAFFATYLQTTYRENLIKRIMTKICKDNLQVIYQGVRLCTFVSWLEEYFEKYNIYYPDERKKQAWLAVLKELTNYKAMNALQNMGILYFDLNIKIPENEKLQLSSDETTTLFKMMALYFIKDAAIKLPITLTKADYKKLSYAGEIKGFSLNYTQKKYFQSWLPAIGKENVRTKLLRKLFAEKDDEFILRLLKAIWDKLLYERIIEYDSESGKFLLSSEAITVKAVDKLYICNECKTVTPYCLKNVCANPRCNGSLVEYDYLKAMEDNHYYDVYHNLNINDLLVKEHTAQLGSQQAYSYQNDFKKKRINVLSCSTTFEMGVDVGTLETVFMRNMPPSPANYAQRAGRAGRSSRSAAYSLTYCPNSSHDQNYFKDPVSMIKGTIQPPSFNVDNEKIALRHIFASAFSFFWRKYPELYKRTIGEFFDADGVNALKKYLESHPEDLKEYLCNVLSPELQKHYEINTYGWTSKLFLNDPNNPGVFVIAMKKYASDIEELEKARIDCTERQKKVEPGSKEDRELSRKIRDIGNSINTIRKQEIIEFLSRNNIIPKYGFPVDTVELMSFGKGGILDSLCLDRDLFTAISEYAPESEVVADGKLITSRYVRVLSGFAWPEYKYVICKNCHTLIRVIWVEDIPKECKQCGHSLPKKIKKYVIPKFGFIMENGEPEDAGTEKPERTYKGSISYIGDGTRIESNTYSVCGKKVIIGTSKMDELAVLNTSNFYICKVCGYGKLYDNDADLAKEYAHYKPDGYRCSNKILYPYSLGHEFQTDVVLLKFVSENITEIDVAWTVLYSLLEGLCRHLSIDRNELSGCLHWFRNNEFSDIGNYSFVLFDNTPGGAGYVRRMRDISTLIGMLEAGAQVVNGCTCGGEEADTACYSCLCNYYNQKQHDILKRRYAIDFFNSLLNGEKKWWGIRLPDIGLVSNMENN